One window of the Equus caballus isolate H_3958 breed thoroughbred chromosome 2, TB-T2T, whole genome shotgun sequence genome contains the following:
- the LOC111772016 gene encoding mRNA turnover protein 4 homolog translates to MVNLWVSKKLRGEVGLLFTNRTKEEVNEWFTKYTEMDYARAGNKATFTVSLEPGPLEQFPHSMEPQLRQLGLPTALQRGVVTLLSDHEVCKEGDVLTPEQARVLKLFGYEMAEFKVTIKYMWDAQSGRLQQMGDELPESASESEEESEEEDDG, encoded by the exons ATGGTAAATTTGTGG GTCAGCAAGAAGTTGAGGGGGGAAGTTGGTCTCCTTTTTACCAATCGCACTAAGGAGGAAGTGAACGA GTGGTTCACGAAATACACAGAGATGGACTATGCCCGAGCTGGGAACAAAGCAACTTTCACTGTGAGCCTGGAGCCGGGGCCCCTGGAGCAGTTCCCCCACTCCATGGAGCCACAGCTGAGGCAGCTGGGCCTGCCCACTGCCCTCCAGAGAG GTGTGGTGACCCTGCTGTCTGACCACGAGGTGTGCAAGGAGGGCGACGTGCTGACCCCAGAGCAGGCCCGTGTCCTG AAGCTTTTTGGGTATGAGATGGCCGAATTCAAGGTGACCATCAAATACATGTGGGATGCACAGTCTGGAAGGCTCCAACAGATGGGAGATGAGTTGCCAGAGAGCGCGTCCGAGTCAGAAGAAGAATCAGAGGAAGAAGATGACGGCTGA